The Sphingomonas naphthae nucleotide sequence GTCGCTCGACTATCAGAGCCCCCTCCCGCCGCTGGACCCGACCGAACCGCGTTTCGGGCCGGAGGCGGAGGTGCTGGCGCATGCGGCGGCGAAACTCACCGCGCCCAAGCTCATCCGGCTGATGGGGATTTCGGAGAAACTGGCCAAGCTGAACGTCGATCGCTTCCGGCACTTCGATGAAGCCGAGGCGCGGCCGGCGATCTACGCCTTCGCCGGCGACGTCTATATCGGCTTCGAGGTGAAGAGCCTCGAAGAAGCCGGGGTCGCCTTCGCGCAGGATCATGTCCGCATCCTTTCCGGCCTGTACGGCCTGCTGCGTCCGCTCGATCGCATCCGCCCCTACCGGCTGGAAATGGGCACGCGCTGGGCGCCGGGGCGAAAGAAGGATCTCTACGGCTGGTGGGGCGATCGCGTCTCCAAGCTGCTGGCAGACGATCTCGAAGCCGACGGATCGGGCCTGATCGTGAACCTCGCCAGCCAGGAATATTGGCATGTCGTGGCGCAGGCCCCGCCGAAGGGCGCGCGCATCCTGACGATCGATTTCCGCGAGGATGGCCCCAAGGGGCTGCGCTTCAACAGTTTCGGCGCGAAGCGGGCGCGCGGCATGATGGCGCGCTGGATCGCCGAACATCGCCCCGAGAGCGCCGACGACCTCAAGGGCTTCGACAGCGACGGCTATCGCTGGGTGGCGGACGGATCGGACGAGACGACATGGCGCTTCGTGAAGGGCTGAGCCCGCTCGACCGGCCGATCTGGTCGGCGCTGACGAGCGGCTGGGCGCATCTGGCCGAGGGTGACGCCCGCGCGCTGCGGCTCGACCCCGCCTACGGCCCCTTCGCCGCCACGCCAGACCGGAGCGAGGCTGCCCTCGCCGCTTTGCCCGCCCTGATCCCGCCCGGTGGCGCGCTGTGGCTGGTGGACGATTTGGCGCTCGCGCCGCCGCCGGGCACGATCGTCACCCGCTCCGCCGGTCTGCTCCAGATGGTCGCCGAGACCCCCGCGCCGGCCGATCCCGATTTCCAGCCCGAGCCGCTGACCGAGGCCGACGCCCCGGCGATGCGGGCGCTCGCCCACCTCACCGTGCCCGGCCCGTTCCACGACCTGACCCACCGCCTCTCGCCCTTCGTCGGGGTGAAGCAGGACGGGCGGCTGATCGCCATGGCGGGCGAGCGGATGCGGATGGACGGCCTGAGCGAAGTCAGCGGCATCTGCACCCACCCCGACGCGCGCGGCCGGGGGCTGGCGCGCGCGCTGACCGCCTTCATCGCCAATCGCATCGCGGCGCGCGGCGAGACGCCCTTTCTCCATTGCTATCCCGGCAATGCGGCGGCGGTCGCGCTGTACGAGCGGCTGGGCTTCGTCGCCCGCCGCGAACTGGTGCTGACCATCCTCGCGACCGCCTGAACGCCGCGCCCGCGCGCCTGTACGCGTACGTGCGTACGCGAGGGCTGGCGTTCGCCTCGCTGCGGGACTAGATAGCCCCCTTTCATCCTAGCAT carries:
- the yaaA gene encoding peroxide stress protein YaaA, which translates into the protein MLALISPAKSLDYQSPLPPLDPTEPRFGPEAEVLAHAAAKLTAPKLIRLMGISEKLAKLNVDRFRHFDEAEARPAIYAFAGDVYIGFEVKSLEEAGVAFAQDHVRILSGLYGLLRPLDRIRPYRLEMGTRWAPGRKKDLYGWWGDRVSKLLADDLEADGSGLIVNLASQEYWHVVAQAPPKGARILTIDFREDGPKGLRFNSFGAKRARGMMARWIAEHRPESADDLKGFDSDGYRWVADGSDETTWRFVKG
- a CDS encoding GNAT family N-acetyltransferase, translating into MALREGLSPLDRPIWSALTSGWAHLAEGDARALRLDPAYGPFAATPDRSEAALAALPALIPPGGALWLVDDLALAPPPGTIVTRSAGLLQMVAETPAPADPDFQPEPLTEADAPAMRALAHLTVPGPFHDLTHRLSPFVGVKQDGRLIAMAGERMRMDGLSEVSGICTHPDARGRGLARALTAFIANRIAARGETPFLHCYPGNAAAVALYERLGFVARRELVLTILATA